The window GATGGCTCCCTGAGGAGGCACTCCCCCTGTCCGAGCCCGCGCCACAGCGCCCACGGATCCTGCTGGCCGATGACAATGCCGACATGCGCGCCTACGTGCGACGACTGTTGGCACCGGATTTCAACGTCACCGTCGCCGCTGACGGCGCTGAGGCTCTAGCCCTGGCCCGCGAGACGAGGCCGGACCTTGTGCTGTCGGACATCATGATGCCGCACCTGGATGGATTCGGACTCCTTCGCGCGCTTCGGGACGAGCCAGCGACGCAGACCATCCCCGTCATTTTCCTCTCTGCCAGGGCTGGTGAGGACGCACGGATCGAAAGCCTCGAGGCAGGCGCAGACGATCATCTTGTAAAGCCCTTCAGCGCCCTAGAGCTGCGCGCGCGTATCGGCGGGGCGCTTGACCTTGCCGAGCTGCGCGGTGAAAAGGCGGCCCGCGAGCGGGTTTCTCGGGCGCGCGAGCAAACTGACCTTGCCCAGGCTGCGCAGTGGCGCAGCGAACAGCACCTTCAGGCGCTCACTGACGCCCTGCCCGTGCTGATCTCACATGTCGATCGCGACTTGCGCTATCGCTTTGTAAACCGCGCGTATGAAGGCTGGCTGGGCCGCCCGATCGACGAAATTCTCGGGGCCCGCGTTGAGGACATGATCGGCTCGGAAGCGCTTGGCCACGTTCAACAGCACATTGACGCCGCGCTGGCCGGTACGGAAGTTCAATTCGAAACCTTCATGCCGTACTCCGGCATCAGACCGAGACATATTCGCGTGGATTATATTCCGCAGCGCGGTCCCGATGGCTCGATTGAGGGATTCTATGGGCTTGTTCAGGATATATCCGAACGCAAGCTCGCCGAGCGGCATCGCGAACTGCTCGTCGATGAGTTGAACCACCGAGTCAAGAATACGCTCGCCGTCGTACAGTCAATTGCCGCGCAGTCCTTCAAAGGGGATCGTCAGCCTGCGGAGGCCCGCGCGGCATTCGAAGGGCGCCTGCTCGCATTGTCGGATGCGCATAATCTGCTGACCCAGGAAAGCTGGGATTACGCCATGCTGGCGGATATCGTTGAGAATGCAATCCGGCCATTTGGTGAAAGCCGTTTCGATGTCACTGGACCGGCGATCGCCCTTGAACCAAAAGCAGCGGTCAGCATCGCCCTCGCGCTTCATGAGCTTTGCACCAATGCCGCCAAATACGGCGCGCTTTTGGCTGCTCGAGGACGTGTGAGGGTCTCGTGGGATGTGGAGGAGGAACAAGATCCGAAATTCCACCTGAGTTGGGAAGAACATGGTGGCCCGCCTGTTTCGGCAAGGTCGCGGCAGGGGTTCGGGTCGCGCCTCATCGAGCGCGGCCTTGCAGCCGAACTGGGCGGCACGGCGGAAATGTCCTTCGCGCGCGAAGGGTTGAAGTGCCTGATCGCAGCGCCACTGGCCAACCTGGGAGGTCGCGATGTCTCTCGCGGGTAAGCGCGTGTTGATCGTGGAAGACGAAATGATCGTTGCCATGAATATCGAAGACACTTTGATGGACCTGGGCGCGATCGTGATCGGCCCGGCCATGCGACTGGATACCGCGCTGGAACTCGCCGGACGCGAGGAGTTCGACGTCGCCATGCTGGACGTGAACATTCATGGCGGGCGATCCTATCCGGTCGCCACCCTACTGAGATCGCGCGGCATCCCCTTCATATTTGCCACAGGCTATGGTCATGCGAGCGATGGAGAGGATTTCAGTGACGTTGCGACGCTAGCTAAACCGTTCCGCGCAGCAGATCTCGAAGCAGCACTTTGCAACGCTCTTCAATCGCGGCGGAACGTGCCGCGTAAGTCCTTGTAGCGCCTCAGGGGCATCGATACCTTAGAACAGCCGCTGTATCGTTACCAGATCCGGTCATTCGCCCTCCGGTCGTTGGATGGCACGAACTAATCGGCTGCCGCCTCGTCTTGAACGTCAGCTATTTCCGGTGCCCTACTCCGGACCGGACATTCGCCTAACGGCCAATCTTCGGCGTCTAGGATGGGTTAGCCGACGGGCCGCACCTGGAGGTTGAAATTCGACGGCTGAACGATCGACGAGGGTCGATGACTGGCGTGGTTTCCCCCAACGAAAACCATTCACTGTACGCACGCCTCTGCAAGAATTCGGTCTTGGTCAAAGCTATGCACAGAGATGGTCGCGGGCACGTTGATGGCCAGAGCAACCCGATATAGCTCTCACCCACAAAGCACCAAGACGGCAGGAGATCACTTCAGATGAACAATGCAGACCTCGCCGACAAGCTGGCTACCGAAACCGGCATGACCAAGGCCGACGCCAAGAAGGCGGTCGATGCTGTTTTCGCAGCGATCGCCGATGCCGCCGCAGCCGGTGACGAAATTTCGCTTAACGGCTTCGGAAAGTTCAAGGTCAAGGATTCCCCGGCGCGCGAAGGCCGTAACCCATCGACCGGCGAGACCATCCAGATCGCCGCCTCCAAGAAGCTGACCTTCGCGCCTGCCAAGGCGGTCAAGGACAAGCTCAACGGCTGATAGAGGCCATGGGGAGGACGGCGCAGCAGGACTGCGCCGTCTTCTACAGACGCAAATTTTATACGCTGCAATACAAAGTCCCCTTTTTCGCGCGCACCGGAATTGACGGCGAGGCCGACAGTGCCCAAATTCCAAATGCACCATGGCTCGCCGGGCGTGCTCGATCATGCCTGCCTGCGCTTTTCCAGCGGCGCACGCGCCACCTGGGAGTTCGAGCGCGGCGAGGAGGTGT of the Novosphingobium sp. 9 genome contains:
- a CDS encoding ATP-binding protein, with the translated sequence MHRSGYREEAYFSVSHAPAEDDNGVISGMLAVCSEVTEQIVGERRLKLLRELAARAASAVQTRQAALDIMAALADDPLDIPYAALLLRAATGHEVAASFGLAADILRQMADEGDPWGLSAALRGSSFVIDTANIHVAAQGGAYLDPVVSAICLPVLGEQNAIDGLLVCAISPNRALDEAYRSFFELVGGQVSVAIRNAKAREHEQRRAAEMAELDRAKTTFFSNVSHEFRTPLTLILGPLEEALSDEPASMPAHRDALELAHRNALRMLRLVNTLLDFSRVEASRMAAAPEPVDLAALTVDLASNFRAAVEKAGLDFRVKALALSRPARVDREMYEKIVLNLVSNAFKFTHEGSIEVRLSEADDAAILTVSDTGAGIATHELDNVFVRFHRIAGQKSRSYEGSGIGLALVRQLVELQGGTIVAESAGEGRGSAFTVTLPLAQPGTGSAPLGTGEFESTSVRASAYVEEALRWLPEEALPLSEPAPQRPRILLADDNADMRAYVRRLLAPDFNVTVAADGAEALALARETRPDLVLSDIMMPHLDGFGLLRALRDEPATQTIPVIFLSARAGEDARIESLEAGADDHLVKPFSALELRARIGGALDLAELRGEKAARERVSRAREQTDLAQAAQWRSEQHLQALTDALPVLISHVDRDLRYRFVNRAYEGWLGRPIDEILGARVEDMIGSEALGHVQQHIDAALAGTEVQFETFMPYSGIRPRHIRVDYIPQRGPDGSIEGFYGLVQDISERKLAERHRELLVDELNHRVKNTLAVVQSIAAQSFKGDRQPAEARAAFEGRLLALSDAHNLLTQESWDYAMLADIVENAIRPFGESRFDVTGPAIALEPKAAVSIALALHELCTNAAKYGALLAARGRVRVSWDVEEEQDPKFHLSWEEHGGPPVSARSRQGFGSRLIERGLAAELGGTAEMSFAREGLKCLIAAPLANLGGRDVSRG
- a CDS encoding response regulator, coding for MLIVEDEMIVAMNIEDTLMDLGAIVIGPAMRLDTALELAGREEFDVAMLDVNIHGGRSYPVATLLRSRGIPFIFATGYGHASDGEDFSDVATLAKPFRAADLEAALCNALQSRRNVPRKSL
- a CDS encoding HU family DNA-binding protein; the encoded protein is MNNADLADKLATETGMTKADAKKAVDAVFAAIADAAAAGDEISLNGFGKFKVKDSPAREGRNPSTGETIQIAASKKLTFAPAKAVKDKLNG